A stretch of DNA from Coccidioides posadasii str. Silveira chromosome 4, complete sequence:
CTCATTGGAGGGAACCATATTCCAGGATGGAAGATGGTAAGGGCGAGAACAGAAATCGCAACCATTCTGTGAGGTAAGATTCCATGTAAGCTCGTGTCGAGGATTGATTTGGAATCTAAGAGCAGCTGATATGCAACTCTCCTTAGACGGGAGACATGAAGAGAAGGCTGGCGCTCTCCAGGCCCTTATGGGCGTTGACAAGCATAAaagggaagagaaaagaaagcaaactTACGCTCCATCTAAAATTAAAAATTCTTTCTCATTTTGCATAAGTTCATTGCCCCATCCCCCAGCCATCTCCGGAATACTAAGCCGAATCAATCAGACCAAATTACATTTAAGAGTCAATTTCTTTTCGGAGATGTACCTACCGATAGATGCAACGGACAAGGACTGTGGTATATGCCAATATCTCCGCCCAGCAAAATATTTTAAAAGACTTCCAATGGCGTTGCTTTTCGGATAATTGCCCACGATCCGAGAATGCCCCTTTCCTGGAGGCTCGGAGAAAAAAATCTAAACCTAGAAATCCACAGACTGACATCGTCGCGACTTGAAAGGCGATTCCTGTAATTATGATACGATTTCCAATCTCCAGCTTATCTTGATCATTCCGCCCAGCTGCGGCAGCAACGCCTCCACCAATAGCCTGCAAGACGAGGGAGCAAACGTCGCAGGTGATGAATATCCAAGTGTAAAGTCGCGCAGGTATCCGAGAGTTCTCCGGGCCCAGGAAGAGAACGATATGCTTGAGAGTCAGATAGATGGCGGCAGCCACCAAGGTCGGTCCCAAGATGATAGTGACAATTTGGAGTTTGAATGGCCCAGACGCCCAAGGGTTATCGTTCATGAGTATTCGTCCGATGTAGCCGGCCATTTCCAACAACGCGCCCATCGCTAGCGCAATCATAAAGGTCCATGTTTTAAAGTAGACGCCGAATCCAAGCTGGAAGAGAGAAGTGACACCATAGAAGACAGCGAAGATGATATTTGCTGCAAGATGGGGGTAGTAACCATAGGTAGTGGCTTCCACGGGGCAGACTGGGCTAACCTCCGTGCAATCGGCAAAATCCCTCACCATCTTGTAGAGGATGCCGCGGATGAGAGTAGAATTCGATATAAGAAATTATCGAGGATTCGCTCTGGGGGACAGATGCAACTCCTTAAGCACAATACCAGCGGACATGCTTAAGTGAAGAGAGAACTAGACGATGACAGAAAGCTGAGACAGTGAAACGAGCGCAAAACGATATACATCGCCTTCTGAGAACGACAAGCGAGAGAGCACGAGTCAGATGTAACTTTACTTGACCTCGCTCTCGCTCCCGCTTCCGCTCCCGTTCTCGCTCTCGCTCTCGCGACCCAAGCTCCTCCGGCCCCCACTGGCGAACCAGGCCTCAGTCTGATTTGCTCGCGGGCCATCTTCTGGGGGTCGCATTAGTAATCTGGGATGGCATAACTTGTGTAGCAAGGATAGTTTTTCTTCATCGGAAGTGGAGAAGTCCCCGACTCCGAAACCAGGATCTATGTCGGCGAGGCTGGATTTTGGAGACGTTGAAGATTGTGAGAAGAGGTTGTTGGGCGGAGTGAACCGTCACCGGGTTTTGGTTGGAGCCAACAAGGCTTGGCGCGCGGATGCCTATGGACTTCACCTCGAGCGACCTCGTTGTCGTATTCTCGCACCAGCGAAGACCTGAGCGTGGACGGAGAATTCCAGTGCTTGATTCCTTGGAGAAAGATGGTGACTGCCGGGTAAACGGCGACGTCTTCACAGGAGGAAAGTCACGATACTTCCCGCCCGGCCATGCCGCCCCGACGACCGCATAAGAAATCCCGGAATGGGTGCGACCAATGTAAGAAACGAAGAGTAAAGGTAAGGTAAGGGAAAAGATACAGATCTGTAACCATATTTGCCTTGTTTCAGCTTCCTGCCATTTAAATCATGGCCGGTCCAATATCCCTTTTGACAGTGCATGTTGGTTGGACGTCACGCTCAATCCCACGCCGCCATTGAttccccaaaaaaaaaaaaaaaaaaaaaaaaaaaaaaaagccataTATGCTTCGTttttgccttctctatttcTTTAGCGCCATTCCGTCCACTCAGGCGGCATCAGCTAACCTCATTTGCTAGTGTGATGAAAACGGACCACCTTGTTTACAGTGTGCCCGGAGGGAGCTGCCCTGCGACTATTCTCGTGCTGTCAAACGCAGCGCCCCGAACCCAGCAACCAGCCTCGCTAGACCTATCGAAGGGCCATGCTACGAACCCTCGCTTCCCTCAAACTCACTCTCGCCAGTTAGCGCGAGCCCGTTTGCGCGGAAGACCGCATTACGGGATCTAGAACTGATGCACAAGTTCTCCACAGAGACATACAAAAGTCTTTCCATCGAGGATTCAGAAGAACATGTGTGGCAGATGGTCCTGCCGCGGAAAGCTCTAGGATATGATTTTCTCATGAATGGCATGCTAGCCCTGGCTTCCTTGCATATCGCAACCAGCTTGTCCCCCCCAGCAGCATTGTCTTACATTGATACCGCGCTCGAGTACTACAACATGGCAATTGCACCGTTTCGACAGGCCCTAGATAACATAACGCCTGTGAATTGCGAGCCTGTACTCGCCCATTCAGTGATAACCACCGCTTTGGGAATCGCTCTCCCGCAGATGACCGCAGACCACGAACAAGGGAGCAGTATGACGGAAAACATTATTTTCGTCTTTGAACTACTCCAGGGAGCTGGGAATATATTCAAAATCACTAGATCATGGCTTCGTGAAGGAACAATCTTTGCATCCAAATCTGACTTTTGGGCCCGACCGGCAGCAGATCGTCTCGACGACGATAAGGAATTGGCTCTTAAGCGCCTCGCTTGTCTGAATGACGATACGCTGGATACAGCGAATCCGGAAAAGCACCGTATTAACCAGGACGCTATCAGCTTGCTGCATCGCTGCTTTCGCCGTTTCACCCTGAGCTCCACCATCGACGCGGTCCTGGCCTGGTTGGCCATGGTTGATAAAGATTTTGTCGTTGCGGTGCAGCGTCGAGAACCGCTGCCTGTGTTGATTTTAATGCATTGGGGCGTGCTCTTGCATGAACTTGACGGCCGACGATGGTGGGCGAGGAATTCAGGTAAGGCGCTGATTTTTGAGCTGTCGACGGCCATTGAGCCCCAGGGCGTCCAGTGGGAGGAAGCACTTCACTGGCCACAGCGCTCGATTGGTTCATAGCTCAGGTGGTTCTGTATATCTGTATATACCTATGCTAAGGAGGCATGTCGTCCAGAGGAATGATCTTGTTGACTATTCTTGGGAGCGATACTGCACGTTATCTACGAAGTGGCGGTTCTTTGCTGATATAATGAATTCATCGATAGTTTTTTAAATATCCCAAGGGTTTGTATCGTCACTCGAATCTTCCATTCATCAGTCAGTGCCGTGTCGGCGTCTCGATCGCCCCTTGAACCGCACCTTGGCGGATCTTGCCGTTTGTGTCGCGTCATTTCACCAACGATGCGGCATCTCCGATGAGAGTCGAAACAGCTTTTGTAAATATACGAGTCGTACAGAAACTCACTTCTCTCCAGCTAGTGTTTGGCCATCACTATGGCTAACTATCGTTGGACCGAGGGTCAGCTGGGTCCGCCACCCTTGGCTGCTTTAGTACTAAATGCAGTTCCGACAACTCCCCCAAGCTCCTTGTTCTCACTGGAATCAAACTCGTTCGTAAATCTCAATcttttgaggttttacaagGTGGAGAAAACTCCCAAACAAGTTAAAAAGATGCATATATATCCGGAGTTTTATCCGAGCAACTATCCTAACTAAAACAGGGAATGGCCCCGCAAAACGAGAAGGACAGCAACGTGTTCATTCGCTTATGCCGCCCTACGCCAATTGGTGGGCTGGTCGAAAGCGGGCTCTTGGTATTTGTATAAAGTGCGGGTCAAGGCACTGACAGAGAGTCGAAATACCCGCGAGGAAGCAAAGGCTTGATATACCCTCTTGAAACAAAGGACTCCT
This window harbors:
- a CDS encoding uncharacterized protein (EggNog:ENOG410PMMY~COG:S~TransMembrane:7 (o28-48i55-78o90-110i131-155o167-192i218-238o258-280i)), producing MVRDFADCTEVSPVCPVEATTYGYYPHLAANIIFAVFYGVTSLFQLGFGVYFKTWTFMIALAMGALLEMAGYIGRILMNDNPWASGPFKLQIVTIILGPTLVAAAIYLTLKHIVLFLGPENSRIPARLYTWIFITCDVCSLVLQAIGGGVAAAAGRNDQDKLEIGNRIIITGIAFQVATMSVCGFLGLDFFLRASRKGAFSDRGQLSEKQRHWKSFKIFCWAEILAYTTVLVRCIYRIPEMAGGWGNELMQNEKEFLILDGAMVAISVLALTIFHPGIWFPPMRTGYQKQV
- a CDS encoding uncharacterized protein (EggNog:ENOG410PQGI~COG:K) gives rise to the protein MPPRRPHKKSRNGCDQCKKRRVKCDENGPPCLQCARRELPCDYSRAVKRSAPNPATSLARPIEGPCYEPSLPSNSLSPVSASPFARKTALRDLELMHKFSTETYKSLSIEDSEEHVWQMVLPRKALGYDFLMNGMLALASLHIATSLSPPAALSYIDTALEYYNMAIAPFRQALDNITPVNCEPVLAHSVITTALGIALPQMTADHEQGSSMTENIIFVFELLQGAGNIFKITRSWLREGTIFASKSDFWARPAADRLDDDKELALKRLACLNDDTLDTANPEKHRINQDAISLLHRCFRRFTLSSTIDAVLAWLAMVDKDFVVAVQRREPLPVLILMHWGVLLHELDGRRWWARNSGKALIFELSTAIEPQGVQWEEALHWPQRSIGS
- a CDS encoding uncharacterized protein (EggNog:ENOG410PQGI~COG:K); the encoded protein is MHKFSTETYKSLSIEDSEEHVWQMVLPRKALGYDFLMNGMLALASLHIATSLSPPAALSYIDTALEYYNMAIAPFRQALDNITPVNCEPVLAHSVITTALGIALPQMTADHEQGSSMTENIIFVFELLQGAGNIFKITRSWLREGTIFASKSDFWARPAADRLDDDKELALKRLACLNDDTLDTANPEKHRINQDAISLLHRCFRRFTLSSTIDAVLAWLAMVDKDFVVAVQRREPLPVLILMHWGVLLHELDGRRWWARNSGKALIFELSTAIEPQGVQWEEALHWPQRSIGS
- a CDS encoding uncharacterized protein (EggNog:ENOG410PQGI~COG:K), which codes for MHKFSTETYKSLSIEDSEEHVWQMVLPRKALGYDFLMNGMLALASLHIATSLSPPAALSYIDTALEYYNMAIAPFRQALDNITPVNCEPVLAHSVITTALGIALPQMTADHEQGSSMTENIIFVFELLQGAGNIFKITRSWLREGTIFASKSDFWARPAADRLDDDKELALKRLACLNDDTLDTANPEKHRINQDAISLLHRCFRRFTLSSTIDAVLAWLAMVDKDFVVAVQRREPLPVLILMHWGVLLHELDGRRWWARNSVF